The Solidesulfovibrio fructosivorans JJ] genome has a segment encoding these proteins:
- a CDS encoding response regulator: MKILLIEDDAETAAYVAKGLKEQGYVVDHAAEGREGLFLAAEGPYDVMIVDRMLPGLDGLAIVKTIRGAGTKTPILFLTTRSSIEDRVEGLEAGGDDYLVKPFAFSELLARVQALARRPPLADVTTQLRIADLELDLLTRTASRAGHSLDLKPLEFKLLEYLVRNAGRIVTRTMLLEKVWDFHFDPQTNVVETNISRLRAKVDRGFGCDLIHTVRGAGYMLHGPK; the protein is encoded by the coding sequence ATGAAAATACTTTTGATCGAAGACGATGCCGAAACCGCGGCCTATGTGGCCAAGGGGCTCAAGGAACAGGGCTATGTGGTGGACCATGCCGCCGAAGGACGCGAGGGGCTGTTCTTGGCGGCGGAGGGTCCTTATGACGTGATGATCGTGGACCGGATGCTCCCTGGCCTGGACGGCTTGGCCATTGTGAAAACGATCAGGGGGGCGGGCACCAAGACGCCGATCCTTTTTCTGACCACCCGAAGCAGCATCGAGGACCGCGTCGAGGGCTTGGAAGCCGGGGGCGACGACTATCTGGTCAAACCGTTCGCCTTTTCGGAACTGCTCGCCCGGGTGCAGGCGCTGGCCAGGCGGCCCCCGCTGGCCGACGTGACCACGCAACTGCGCATCGCCGATCTGGAGCTGGATCTGCTGACCCGCACCGCCAGCCGGGCCGGCCACAGCCTGGACTTGAAGCCCTTGGAATTCAAACTGCTGGAATACCTTGTGCGCAACGCCGGCCGGATCGTGACCAGGACCATGCTCCTGGAAAAAGTCTGGGATTTCCATTTCGATCCCCAGACCAATGTCGTGGAAACCAACATCAGTCGGTTGCGGGCCAAGGTCGACCGGGGGTTCGGCTGCGATCTCATCCACACGGTCCGTGGCGCGGGGTATATGCTGCATGGTCCGAAGTAG
- a CDS encoding ABC transporter permease: MNSSMLIARKEAGTLLRSPRGLAWLVAMAVALSIFCLLLVSDTELSLLDNAQVVYDMAGLITALGALLAVILGVDALAGERDRGSLPPLLLTPVAPESILLGKLGGIVIVWAVLFALALPYLWAVGSTGQNLMGGIAVLALFGSPVVIGFGCLALGLGARLDSSRSGLLTSFVLLLLAASPLIFGPSLRQTTVGMAFDAINPFAAAINAYDAVVIDSASLLSQWAHALVILAWLALFVLFARHAFQRLLRSGGGL, translated from the coding sequence ATGAACAGCTCCATGCTCATTGCCCGAAAAGAGGCGGGAACGTTGCTGCGAAGCCCGCGTGGCCTCGCCTGGCTCGTGGCCATGGCCGTGGCGCTTTCGATCTTCTGTCTGCTGCTGGTCAGCGATACCGAATTGAGCCTGCTCGACAACGCCCAGGTCGTCTATGACATGGCCGGCTTGATCACGGCCCTTGGGGCGTTGCTCGCCGTGATCCTCGGCGTGGATGCCCTGGCCGGCGAACGGGATCGCGGCAGCCTTCCCCCGTTGTTGCTGACGCCCGTGGCCCCGGAGAGCATCCTGCTCGGCAAACTCGGCGGTATCGTCATCGTCTGGGCCGTGCTGTTCGCGCTCGCCCTGCCATATCTTTGGGCGGTCGGCAGCACCGGACAAAACCTCATGGGGGGTATCGCCGTCCTGGCCCTGTTCGGGTCCCCGGTGGTCATCGGGTTCGGCTGTCTGGCCCTCGGCCTGGGGGCGCGCTTGGATTCCTCCCGAAGCGGACTCTTGACCAGCTTTGTCCTGCTGCTCCTGGCGGCCAGCCCCCTCATCTTCGGGCCGAGTCTGCGCCAGACAACGGTGGGCATGGCCTTCGACGCCATCAATCCCTTTGCGGCGGCTATCAATGCCTACGACGCGGTCGTCATCGATTCCGCCTCCCTCCTGTCCCAATGGGCCCACGCCCTGGTAATCCTTGCCTGGCTGGCGCTTTTCGTCCTGTTTGCCCGCCATGCCTTTCAACGTCTGCTGCGCAGCGGAGGCGGCTTATGA